The Weissella confusa DNA window TTTTTGCGCTCATCCTCAGAAAGGGAATCTTCATGTTTGAATTTATTGCCAAGTATGCCCCACAATTGATTATGGCGGGTATCAAGTACACTGTGCCTCTAGCACTTATCTCATTTGTCATCGCCGTTATCATTGCGGCAATCGTTGCGATGCTCCGTTCATACGTACCACACGCAACCGGTATCAAGTCAATTGGTTGGCGCATTTTGAAGTTCGTCCTTTGGTTCTACGTTTGGTTGTTCCGTTCAACACCAATGTTGGTCCAATTGTTCGTGGTCTTCTATGGATTGCCTAAGCTGGGTATTAGCTGGCTATCTCCTTCTGGATGGGCCGCTGCCATCTGGGTATTGTCATTGAACACGGCCGCATACGCCTCAGAAGCGATTCGCGCCGCTATCTCATCAATTCCTGATACACAACGCGAAGCTGGTGCAGCGCTTGGTATGACTGATTCACAAATTTTCTTGCGCATCATCCTGCCACAAGCTGCTCGTATTTCAATTCCAACGTTGGCAAACTCATTCATTTCTTTGGTTAAGGATACGTCATTGGCATCTGTTGTCACGATTGTCGAGATGTTCTACCTCTCACAACAATTGGCCGCTGCTAACTTCGAACCATTGCAAATGTACTTGCTAGTCGCTGCAATTTACGCACTATTCGTCTCAATTTTGTCTATTCCACAACGCTACATCCAACGATGGGCTGATCGTTTCGTAAAGGTACAAGGGTAATTAATTATGTTGAAGTTAGAACACATTGATAAGCAATACGCT harbors:
- a CDS encoding amino acid ABC transporter permease, which encodes MFEFIAKYAPQLIMAGIKYTVPLALISFVIAVIIAAIVAMLRSYVPHATGIKSIGWRILKFVLWFYVWLFRSTPMLVQLFVVFYGLPKLGISWLSPSGWAAAIWVLSLNTAAYASEAIRAAISSIPDTQREAGAALGMTDSQIFLRIILPQAARISIPTLANSFISLVKDTSLASVVTIVEMFYLSQQLAAANFEPLQMYLLVAAIYALFVSILSIPQRYIQRWADRFVKVQG